A region of bacterium DNA encodes the following proteins:
- a CDS encoding polyribonucleotide nucleotidyltransferase — MDRFETEIGGRKLILETGHWAKQANGAVRIQYGDTVLLMTACYSDNEVEGFGFLPLTVDYREYYSAAGKIPGGFFKREGKPRDREILISRMIDRPIRPLIPEDLGREVQIIGFLLSLDGENAPDAIAITGASAALMLSELPFAGPIAAVKIGRIEGEFVVNPTISQLDQCDFQILVVSNGGEINMIECEANEVQASVVVDAMRFAQEVLKPILDLQTELASKVGKPKKSFEREVIPADLKSKVEGLIMPRIPEINGQKEKKARSEAHRQIVNEVTETLAETFPDSGNVISYLADQMIRKDMRQRALRKERLDGRALDEVRPITCEVGVLPRTHGSALFTRGQTQSLAVVTLGTKSDEQMIDDVEREAYKSFMLHYEFPPFSVGEVKFLRGPGRREIGHGALAEKSVRVLAPEEKDFPYTIRINSFILESNGSSSMASVCGATLALFDAGVPMRKAAAGIAMGLVYEPEGYVIFTDIIGDEDHYGDMDFKISGTRDGITGIQLDLKLKGVPLDVLAEAIEKSHTARMHILDIMERTISAPRTEISNFAPRITTLQIPRDKIGEVIGPGGRVIRKMTEETGTTIDIDDETSTVIISGPTMEGVENALSMVREIVKEVEVGQIYEGTVVRITNFGAFVELFRGKDGLVHISNLAPHRVAKVEDVVKVGNKIKVRVKGIDEMGRVDLTTNLDPSADKEREKPRRSEDRGSSREGSRNHDQRRNSRQGGSERPPRRN, encoded by the coding sequence GTGGATAGATTTGAGACCGAGATCGGCGGTCGGAAGCTTATCTTAGAAACCGGTCATTGGGCAAAACAAGCCAACGGCGCCGTACGTATTCAATATGGCGATACGGTATTATTGATGACCGCCTGCTACAGTGATAACGAGGTTGAAGGATTTGGTTTTCTGCCCCTGACAGTCGACTACAGGGAGTATTATTCTGCAGCGGGCAAGATACCCGGCGGGTTCTTCAAAAGGGAAGGCAAGCCGCGCGACAGGGAGATCCTGATAAGCCGCATGATTGATAGACCTATTCGCCCGCTCATTCCGGAGGATTTGGGCAGAGAGGTGCAGATAATCGGATTTCTTTTGTCCCTTGACGGAGAGAATGCTCCTGACGCAATAGCGATAACGGGAGCTTCTGCAGCATTGATGCTTTCTGAGCTCCCATTCGCAGGTCCAATTGCTGCAGTAAAAATAGGGAGAATCGAAGGCGAGTTCGTTGTCAACCCGACAATTTCACAGCTCGACCAGTGCGATTTTCAGATACTTGTCGTTTCCAACGGCGGTGAGATCAATATGATTGAATGTGAGGCGAACGAGGTCCAGGCATCCGTAGTCGTGGATGCAATGAGATTCGCTCAAGAAGTTTTGAAACCGATTCTTGACTTACAGACGGAACTCGCCTCAAAGGTCGGAAAGCCTAAAAAGAGCTTCGAAAGAGAAGTTATTCCTGCGGATCTCAAATCGAAGGTTGAGGGGTTAATCATGCCGAGGATACCGGAGATCAATGGCCAAAAAGAAAAAAAAGCTAGATCTGAAGCACATAGACAGATTGTAAATGAGGTTACCGAGACCCTAGCCGAGACATTTCCCGACTCCGGGAATGTGATAAGTTATCTCGCCGATCAGATGATAAGAAAAGACATGCGGCAGAGGGCGCTGCGAAAGGAGCGATTGGACGGCAGAGCGCTTGATGAGGTCAGACCCATAACATGCGAGGTTGGAGTCCTTCCGAGAACTCACGGTTCGGCTTTGTTTACCAGAGGTCAGACTCAATCCCTTGCCGTTGTAACACTTGGCACTAAAAGCGACGAGCAGATGATTGATGACGTTGAGCGAGAGGCATACAAGTCTTTCATGCTTCATTACGAGTTTCCGCCTTTCTCGGTGGGCGAGGTGAAGTTCCTCCGCGGACCAGGCCGCAGAGAAATAGGCCACGGCGCACTTGCAGAGAAGTCCGTAAGGGTGCTTGCCCCTGAGGAAAAGGATTTTCCTTACACCATTCGGATAAACTCATTCATCCTTGAATCTAACGGTTCGAGTTCCATGGCTTCGGTCTGCGGCGCAACTCTGGCGCTCTTCGATGCAGGCGTCCCCATGCGCAAGGCGGCCGCAGGCATCGCGATGGGTTTAGTCTACGAACCTGAAGGCTACGTTATATTCACCGATATCATAGGAGACGAAGACCACTACGGCGATATGGATTTCAAGATCTCAGGCACCAGAGACGGCATTACCGGTATCCAGCTCGATCTGAAGTTGAAAGGTGTTCCCTTGGATGTCTTGGCCGAGGCCATAGAAAAATCGCACACCGCAAGAATGCATATCCTGGATATTATGGAAAGAACGATCTCGGCGCCCAGAACTGAAATCAGCAACTTTGCGCCAAGAATAACTACACTGCAGATTCCTCGCGATAAGATTGGCGAGGTAATAGGTCCTGGAGGCCGCGTTATCCGCAAGATGACTGAAGAGACCGGAACCACCATAGATATAGATGATGAAACCTCAACGGTGATTATCTCCGGGCCTACAATGGAAGGCGTTGAGAATGCGCTTTCCATGGTGCGAGAAATAGTCAAGGAAGTTGAGGTCGGGCAGATTTACGAAGGAACCGTAGTAAGAATCACTAACTTCGGCGCATTCGTCGAGCTATTCCGCGGGAAAGACGGCCTTGTTCACATTTCAAATCTTGCGCCGCACCGGGTCGCAAAAGTCGAAGATGTCGTGAAAGTCGGCAACAAGATAAAAGTAAGGGTAAAAGGTATAGATGAAATGGGCAGGGTGGATTTAACCACAAACCTTGATCCATCGGCGGACAAAGAAAGAGAAAAACCTAGGCGTTCCGAGGATAGAGGTTCTTCACGCGAGGGCAGCAGAAACCATGACCAGCGAAGGAATTCGCGACAGGGTGGCTCCGAGCGGCCTCCGCGTCGTAACTGA
- the rpsO gene encoding 30S ribosomal protein S15, which yields MTLEKEKKLELLKKFGQHESDTGSSVVQVALLTERINHLSHHLEEHFKDHHSRRGLIKMVNLRRKHLNYLYKRDREKYYTLVKELGLRG from the coding sequence ATGACGTTAGAAAAAGAGAAGAAGCTTGAACTGTTGAAGAAGTTCGGGCAGCATGAGTCCGACACGGGCTCATCCGTTGTACAGGTGGCTTTGCTTACTGAGCGAATCAATCACCTGTCCCATCACCTTGAAGAGCACTTCAAGGATCATCATTCAAGGCGCGGCCTCATAAAGATGGTCAATCTGCGCCGCAAACATCTCAATTATCTATACAAGAGGGATCGAGAGAAATATTACACCCTCGTCAAAGAACTCGGTCTGCGCGGTTAA
- a CDS encoding insulinase family protein, producing the protein MTSEGIRDRVAPSGLRVVTERIPGFKSVALGFFFRQGSRDEEEAFNGSSHLVEHMLFKGTRRRSSKDILVEIERLGGISDGFTSKEISGITIRTLKSSLKPLLSLLLEMLEESKFAEEELKKEKEVVYEEMRSAEEDPQDIVFDSFYEACFKPHPLGYTVLGKKKNLETLSGKELAAFYRKSYTLSDAVFVATGDINQDELFELLPAKAKLFRGERKNRTRPLDRTTPIHAVTTRKDITQVHAALGTLTEGLNAKERFANALLSSLLGGGMSSRLFLSLREEDGLVYTISSFLDLFEDSGVSGFYFVTEKSKLERVVKKIESELARLLKSGLHKDELDTAKTLTKSSLILNMESLTHRMMRLGHWKLLAETFRTLEETIKEFEKVSEADVLELASRLFVKKPLHMSFVGPVTERDTNHLIRR; encoded by the coding sequence ATGACCAGCGAAGGAATTCGCGACAGGGTGGCTCCGAGCGGCCTCCGCGTCGTAACTGAACGAATACCCGGCTTTAAATCGGTAGCTTTAGGGTTTTTTTTCCGTCAGGGTTCAAGGGACGAGGAAGAAGCATTTAACGGCTCAAGCCACCTCGTCGAACACATGCTTTTCAAGGGAACCAGGAGACGCTCCTCTAAAGATATACTTGTGGAGATAGAAAGACTTGGAGGCATAAGCGATGGTTTTACATCCAAAGAGATATCGGGAATAACGATACGAACTTTAAAGTCTTCCCTTAAGCCGCTTCTTTCGTTGCTGCTTGAGATGCTTGAGGAATCGAAATTCGCCGAAGAGGAGTTGAAAAAGGAAAAGGAGGTGGTTTACGAAGAGATGAGATCTGCCGAGGAGGATCCTCAGGATATTGTGTTTGACAGCTTTTACGAGGCATGTTTTAAGCCTCATCCACTGGGCTACACTGTCCTCGGGAAGAAGAAGAATCTTGAAACGTTATCAGGCAAGGAACTAGCGGCATTCTACAGAAAAAGCTACACTCTTTCTGATGCAGTATTTGTCGCTACAGGCGACATAAACCAGGATGAGCTTTTCGAGCTTCTTCCCGCAAAAGCAAAATTGTTTAGGGGCGAGAGAAAAAACCGCACAAGACCCTTAGACAGAACGACTCCGATTCACGCAGTTACAACACGCAAGGATATTACTCAGGTTCATGCCGCTCTTGGCACTCTGACCGAGGGTCTCAATGCCAAGGAGCGTTTTGCTAATGCTCTTCTTTCGAGCCTTTTAGGAGGAGGGATGAGTTCAAGGCTTTTCCTTTCGCTGAGGGAAGAGGATGGACTCGTTTATACCATTTCATCGTTTCTTGACCTTTTTGAGGACTCCGGCGTTTCCGGATTTTATTTCGTAACCGAGAAGAGCAAGCTGGAGCGCGTAGTAAAGAAAATAGAATCCGAACTCGCAAGGCTCCTGAAATCGGGATTGCACAAAGACGAACTTGATACAGCGAAGACCCTCACTAAAAGCTCGCTTATTTTGAATATGGAAAGCCTCACGCACCGGATGATGCGCCTGGGACATTGGAAGCTTCTGGCGGAAACCTTCAGGACGCTGGAGGAAACGATAAAGGAATTTGAGAAGGTCTCTGAAGCTGATGTGCTTGAGCTTGCTTCAAGATTGTTTGTTAAAAAACCTCTTCACATGAGTTTTGTCGGCCCGGTCACCGAGCGCGACACAAACCATCTAATTCGGAGGTAG
- a CDS encoding pyridoxal phosphate-dependent aminotransferase has product MEISRRGVMMPASPIRKLAPLADAAKKQGLKIYHLNIGQPDIPTPKEFFQAVHKFTEPVLEYGPSGGIVQLRLSVVDYFSSFGISIELDDVWITTGGSEAILFAFWGVTDPGDEVIVLEPFYTNYNGFAVASGIRLVPVRLSVENGFRLPSRKDIEKHITRKTKAILICTPNNPTGTVLTKEEMFVLGQIAKERDLYLISDEVYREFIYDGKEHTSALTLPGIEDRVIVADSISKRFSACGARIGFIVSRNRELMSTILKFGQARLCPPTVEQYGAVAAFRNLHRFMKPMITEYDRRRKALMDELSAIPGIVAPVPDGAFYTVVGLPLEDADKFASWLLTDFSKQRKTVMVAPANGFYATPGAGKNEIRIAYVLEEKALRDAIRLLSEALKNYKG; this is encoded by the coding sequence ATGGAAATATCTCGCCGCGGCGTAATGATGCCTGCATCGCCTATCCGTAAACTGGCGCCGCTTGCGGATGCAGCCAAAAAGCAGGGCTTAAAAATCTATCATTTGAATATAGGACAGCCCGATATTCCTACCCCAAAGGAGTTCTTTCAGGCTGTGCATAAATTCACTGAACCTGTATTAGAATACGGACCCTCAGGAGGAATCGTTCAACTGCGGTTGTCGGTTGTAGATTATTTTTCGAGCTTCGGCATCTCGATAGAGTTAGATGATGTGTGGATTACGACTGGCGGTTCCGAGGCCATTCTCTTCGCTTTCTGGGGAGTAACCGATCCAGGTGATGAGGTAATTGTCCTTGAGCCTTTCTATACGAACTACAATGGATTCGCCGTTGCCTCGGGAATCAGACTCGTTCCTGTAAGACTATCCGTGGAAAACGGTTTCAGGCTTCCATCACGCAAGGATATCGAAAAGCATATTACTCGCAAGACAAAAGCGATTCTTATCTGTACCCCAAACAACCCTACAGGAACGGTCCTGACAAAGGAAGAGATGTTCGTACTCGGTCAAATCGCAAAGGAGAGGGATCTGTACCTGATTTCGGATGAGGTTTACAGGGAGTTTATATATGATGGCAAAGAACATACATCGGCTTTGACTCTTCCTGGTATCGAGGACCGCGTCATAGTTGCCGACTCCATTTCCAAGCGCTTTTCGGCATGTGGAGCGCGGATAGGCTTCATTGTCAGCAGGAACAGAGAACTCATGTCTACCATTCTGAAGTTTGGTCAGGCACGACTCTGTCCACCCACGGTTGAACAGTACGGAGCAGTTGCAGCTTTTCGAAATCTTCACAGATTCATGAAGCCAATGATAACAGAATACGACCGGCGCCGGAAAGCTCTCATGGACGAGCTCTCCGCCATCCCCGGCATAGTCGCTCCCGTGCCGGACGGCGCCTTTTACACGGTTGTCGGACTTCCTTTAGAGGATGCCGACAAATTCGCTTCATGGCTTCTTACCGACTTCTCAAAACAGCGAAAAACAGTTATGGTTGCGCCGGCAAACGGTTTCTATGCAACGCCGGGCGCCGGTAAAAACGAGATACGGATAGCTTACGTGCTTGAGGAAAAAGCGCTGAGAGACGCAATAAGACTCCTTTCCGAAGCTTTGAAGAACTATAAAGGTTGA